From Chryseobacterium joostei, the proteins below share one genomic window:
- a CDS encoding vWA domain-containing protein, with product MSWSLGNYWYLLLLLLLPLLAFFLIRFLKWRKKKREIFAASQFHDNLFEKDSRFIRFFPALYLLGTLFLIFSIIDLLNGSEEVKSNQKLNNVIFMLDVSNSMNAEDIDPSRLTEAKNLMIGTMQKMKNDKIGIVIFAGQATSIMPLTTDYNSAETYISGIETNSMQIQGTDFLKGMQAAVEKFKNVSKGSRKIILLSDGEDNEGNDNAAIRLANKESISITSVGIGTEEGAPVPEYVFGQLMGYKTDVNGGTVISKRQTEALKKMAESTGGTYIDGNNINEAPDRIIDALNKKSSGAETLVKSQNANHYYQYFLAVSILFFFLIYIFNPKNDFNV from the coding sequence ATGAGTTGGTCGTTAGGAAATTATTGGTATTTATTATTACTGTTGCTTCTGCCGCTGTTAGCTTTCTTTTTGATCCGTTTTTTAAAATGGAGAAAGAAAAAAAGAGAAATCTTTGCCGCAAGCCAGTTTCATGATAATTTATTTGAAAAAGATTCAAGATTTATTAGGTTTTTTCCTGCACTATATCTGTTAGGAACATTATTCCTGATTTTCTCCATTATTGATCTTTTAAATGGTTCAGAAGAAGTGAAAAGCAACCAGAAGCTGAATAATGTGATTTTTATGCTGGATGTATCCAATTCAATGAATGCTGAGGATATTGATCCAAGCCGTCTTACTGAGGCAAAAAATCTGATGATAGGCACCATGCAGAAAATGAAGAACGATAAGATTGGAATTGTCATTTTTGCAGGACAGGCAACCTCCATTATGCCCTTGACAACAGATTACAATTCCGCAGAAACCTATATCAGTGGTATTGAAACAAACTCCATGCAGATTCAGGGAACAGATTTCCTGAAAGGAATGCAGGCTGCTGTTGAGAAATTTAAAAATGTAAGCAAAGGATCAAGAAAGATTATTCTGTTGAGTGATGGTGAAGATAATGAGGGAAATGATAATGCTGCCATAAGACTTGCCAACAAAGAAAGTATAAGCATTACCTCTGTAGGAATTGGTACAGAAGAAGGTGCCCCCGTTCCGGAATATGTCTTTGGCCAGTTGATGGGATATAAAACAGATGTAAATGGAGGTACCGTAATCTCAAAAAGACAAACAGAGGCTCTTAAGAAAATGGCAGAATCCACAGGTGGCACCTATATTGATGGAAATAACATTAATGAAGCTCCGGATAGGATTATTGATGCTCTAAATAAGAAATCTTCAGGAGCTGAAACACTAGTGAAATCACAAAATGCTAACCATTATTATCAGTATTTCTTAGCAGTATCTATCTTGTTTTTCTTTTTAATTTATATTTTTAATCCTAAAAATGATTTTAATGTGTAG
- a CDS encoding VWA domain-containing protein: MFDFEFYSPWFLLLFLLFIPLFIKDAGKQKRKGVKVPTVKNMDVSNGIQGVLFLLKLSKYIILSALIIAMARPRTFTVSQDRDDTKGVDIMLSIDVSLSMLAKDLNPDRITALKDIAVKFVQKRPNDRIGIVAYAAEAFTKVPVTSDHQVVIDEIKNLNSAGLEPGTAIGEGLSVAVNHLIKSKAKSKVVILMTDGVSNIQNAIPPQLAAELAKNNNIKVYAIGIGTNGYALMPTSQDIFGDLIFTEAEVTIDENTLREVAQTTGGKYFRATSNSSLEEVYDEINQLEKSDVKVSKLYNYNEYFAIFLWIALGVLMLDALLRWVFYKILS; this comes from the coding sequence ATGTTTGATTTCGAGTTTTATAGTCCGTGGTTCTTATTACTTTTTCTACTGTTTATTCCACTTTTTATAAAAGATGCGGGTAAACAGAAAAGGAAAGGAGTAAAAGTTCCTACGGTAAAAAATATGGATGTCAGCAATGGAATTCAAGGGGTGCTTTTTTTACTGAAATTATCAAAGTATATTATTCTTTCCGCACTTATTATTGCGATGGCAAGGCCAAGAACCTTTACCGTTTCACAAGATAGGGACGATACCAAGGGAGTTGATATTATGCTGTCAATTGATGTTTCTCTCAGTATGTTGGCAAAGGATCTTAATCCGGACCGTATTACTGCGCTCAAGGATATTGCGGTGAAGTTTGTTCAGAAGCGCCCGAATGACAGAATAGGAATTGTTGCCTACGCAGCAGAGGCCTTTACAAAGGTCCCTGTTACCTCAGATCATCAGGTGGTGATTGATGAAATTAAAAACCTTAACTCTGCAGGATTGGAGCCGGGAACTGCCATTGGAGAGGGGCTTTCTGTTGCAGTAAATCATTTGATTAAAAGTAAAGCCAAAAGCAAGGTGGTTATCCTGATGACGGATGGGGTAAGCAATATACAAAATGCCATTCCGCCACAACTTGCTGCCGAGCTTGCAAAAAATAATAATATAAAGGTATATGCTATTGGAATAGGAACCAATGGTTATGCATTGATGCCCACATCACAGGATATTTTCGGAGATCTTATTTTTACAGAAGCAGAGGTTACCATTGATGAAAACACCCTTAGAGAAGTGGCACAAACAACAGGTGGAAAATATTTCAGAGCAACTTCAAACAGTAGTCTTGAAGAAGTGTACGACGAAATCAACCAGCTAGAAAAATCCGATGTAAAGGTTTCTAAATTGTATAACTACAATGAGTATTTTGCCATTTTCCTATGGATTGCCTTAGGAGTATTGATGCTGGATGCGTTATTGAGATGGGTATTTTATAAAATTTTAAGCTGA